AAATCAATTAAATGTGCAAATTTTTATACCAGAAAATAATTTATCTTTCTGGTCTGAGATTTATTGCTATCTAGAATATGCAATGATGAGAGAAAAATTATCGGAACTATGATGACGCAATCAAAACAAAGGACACGATAATTTCCGCCAAGCGTAGGTTTTTAGGAAAAAAAAGCATGTTAATTGACACTTTTATTTTCTTTTATTGCTTAATAATTAAACTGAGGTAGATTCTGCCCAAATGCGAACTTATTAATTTTTCCGAAAAGCCATCAGCAAAAGTCGAAAATATTATTGTTTTTGCTTTGAATGTGCTTGTATTATGACAAATTATAAGTAGAAACACGAAAAGTGTCCACTTATTTATTTATACTTTGAGATAAATTTAAAATTCCTTTATAAAATCTGGTAATGCATTACGGTAACTTTATAAATTACAAGTATTATTGTCTGCTAAATGGGGACTAAGGGCTTAAAAAGTTAAACTTAATACTTTTTTGTTTAGTAAAATCACATAAAATATATTTTTGTGTTTCAAATAACATTTGTTACATGCTTACTTAGAGAATTGAACTCACCCGCCGTGATATTATCGTGCTTTGACTATTAGAGAAGAAATGATATGGTGCGGCTAATTTTGACAGCGATTTTGCTGTTACTATTGACAGCATGTGGTAGTGGATTTTTGCCAACTAGCCGATTGGTGCAAAAAGCGATCGCAATTCAACTTGAACAAACCCAGCAGCAACTTGAGGGACAGCTAAATCTGGATTTTCGCGGTTTTGAAATCAATCGACTAAAAATTACTCAAGAAAAATCCTTAACGATTCAAAATTTACCAGTTTATCACATTCGCGGAACTTACAACCTCGTCTTCAAACTACCAGAACGAAAGTTAACGCAGCCTCAAAAACCTTTTGAAGTTTATCTACAACTTCAAAAAGAAGGCAAAACGTGGCGATTGCTGCTTCCACAAAAGGGTAGTAAGGATTCTAAACCAGTTTGGCGCAGTTATTTAATTGAGGGTTAGCAAAAAGTTATGAATTATGAGTTATGAGTTGTTGATTCAAAACTCAAAACTTTCAATTTATAACTTTGAAATCTTAATTCTTAACTCCTAACAGACGCGAAATTTCGCGTCTCTACAACTCCTAACTTTTTACAGTAACCCTGCTGATTCATACAATCGTTTGAGCATCGCTGTAATTTTGGCGCCATATTGCAAATCTGCTGACCATCGTCCTGATAATTTATCTATCGTTGGTGCTACACCGCGAGTCACAAAGCGAAATCGTGGATCTACTAGTTCGTTAACCAAAGGTTCTAGACTGGCGTAAGCTTTTAAATGTTGAATGTGCGCTCGTACTCCTGTTCTAGCATTATCAAACTTCGCCGCTTCTAAACTACCACCAATTGTGCCTAAACCGGCAAAGTTATTTTGCTCTGGTTTCACATCGCCACCAAAGCGTAAAAATCCGGTTTCTAAACACATTTGACAGAAGGCAATGTCATAGTTTACCCCTTCTTGAGTGGCTTCTTCTCGATAAAGTTTCGGTAAGTCGGGAAACTTCGCCAAAGCGCTTTCGTTGTTGTTTTTTAGGAATAGCTGTAACTGTACTTCTGAGGTATAACCACGCGCCATAATTTGGTCAATCTGATTAGGATTAATTACCAAATTGGAGCGCAAAGAAATAGTGCGACTGGTACTGTCCCAGCTAATTGAAACGTTAAAATCTCGCAGTTCAACTGCTTTGACATAAACAACTTTGCGATAGGTAATACGCCGGACGTTAGGTGCTTTTGATAAATCGATTCGCAAGCGATCTACTAAATCAATGGGGATGTATGCATTACCATTAATTAGTATTCCTTTCTCTGAGTAATTTTGACCGTTAATTTTGATGTTGATTGGCGGATAGTTTGGATCTGGGGTAGGAGCAGAACCAGGGTCAATTGTACCGCTCCAAGATGCAAGTCCATCGGCGATTCCTAAGGCAAAGTCGCGACGCCGATTTTGCAGTAAAGCGCGATCGTCTGGACTGCTGAGAAAACCAACTTGCATTATCATTGATGCGATCGCTGTTTGCCGACAAAATGCCAAACTACCCAATCCGCTATCTGTATCTGGCTTGACTCCCCGATTTGGTAATTGGGGTACGCGACGCAATAACCCCACCAGCAATAGTTCGGCATTACTTCTACGCTCATCATTGCTGGCAATATAGAATACGCTAGCCCCACGCACAGAAGGATTGCTAGCAGCATCAGCATGAATTTCTAACGCCACATCGCGATCGCGTGCGCGAGAATTGATCCAGTTGATAGTTTGCGCTGCGCTTAAGTCATCCGGAACCGACAAAACTTCAACAGATCGCGATCGCAATTCTGTCACAATCAAATCTCGCAACAGTATCATCTCTCTCGCTTCGGTTGTACCACCCGCGATTGAACCTGGATCGATTCCTGTTGCTTCTTTGCCTCCGTGAGCCGCCGAAATAAAAATACGTCCCATTTTCAGTATTTCCTCTGATAAAATTAAGCATTAGTGATTCTATACATCTTTGTTGCCTTTGCAGCAAGAATATAATAGTGATCGGGAGTTAGTTGTTAGTTGTTGGTTAACGGTTGACGCTCAACAATCAACAGTTAACAGTTAACCACTCTCCACCACCCGCTAACATTGTACAGACGCGATTAATCGCGTCTAACATTGTACAGACGCGATTAATCGCGTCTCTACCACTCTCCACTAACTCCAAAATGCAAATACCCCGCTTACATCCAGACACAATAGACGAAATTAAACAACGGGCTGACATTGTGGATGTCGTCTCAGAATACGTAGTTTTACGTAAGCGCGGGAAAGATTTTGTCGGCTTATGTCCCTTCCACGATGAGAAAACTCCTAGTTTCACAGTTAGCCAAACCAAGCAGATGTACTTCTGTTTTGGCTGTAATGCAGGGGGAAATGCCATTAAGTTTTTGATGGAGTTGGGGAAGCACTCTTTTGCAGAGGTGGTGCTAGATTTAGCACGGCGTTATCAAGTGCCGGTGCAAACCCTGGAACCAGAACAGCGGCAAGAGTTGCAGCGTCAGCTTTCTTTGCGCGAACAGTTATATGAAGTTCTCGCTTCGACGACACAATTTTATCAACATGCCCTCAAGACAGCCGCAGGGGAAAAGGCTATTGAATATTTAGGCGATCGCCAAATCAAGGAAGAAACAATTCAGCAATTCGGCTTAGGTTACGCTCCCGCAGGTTGGGAAACTCTTTATCGCTATCTGGTGCAGGATAAACATTATCCAGTGCAATTGGTGGAAAAAGCGGGTTTGATTAAACCGCGTAAGGAAGGAGGGGGTTATTATGATGTGTTTCGCGATCGCTTGATAATTCCCATCCGGGATGTGCAAGGACGCGTAATCGGCTTTGGTGGCAGAACTCTCACCGATGAACAACCCAAATATTTAAATTCACCGGAAACCGAGCTTTTTAGTAAGGGTAAAACTTTATTCGCTCTCGATCAGGCTAAAGCGGGGATTTCTCAAGTTGATTCGGCTGTGGTGGTAGAGGGATATTTTGATGCGATCGCTCTCCATGCTGCTGGTATTACTAACGTCGTCGCTTCTCTGGGCACAGCCTTAAGTATAGAACAAGTACGTAATGTATTGCGCTACTGTGATTCTAAACAGTTGATACTCAACTTTGATGCTGATAAAGCTGGGACGAATGCCGCAGAACGAGCGATCGGCGAAATTGCCGAACTCGCGTATAAAGGGGAAGTTCAGCTAAAGATTCTCAACTTGCCTAATGGGAAAGATGCCGATGAATATTTGCGCGAATATAAGCCGGAAGATTATCGAGAATTGTTAGCAAATGCCCCACTGTGGCTGAATTGGCAGATTGAGCAAATTACTCAAGACCGCGACTTGAAACAGGCTACAGATTTTCAGCAAGTTTCCCAAGAATTAGTTAAATTA
This Tolypothrix sp. NIES-4075 DNA region includes the following protein-coding sequences:
- the dnaG gene encoding DNA primase, which translates into the protein MQIPRLHPDTIDEIKQRADIVDVVSEYVVLRKRGKDFVGLCPFHDEKTPSFTVSQTKQMYFCFGCNAGGNAIKFLMELGKHSFAEVVLDLARRYQVPVQTLEPEQRQELQRQLSLREQLYEVLASTTQFYQHALKTAAGEKAIEYLGDRQIKEETIQQFGLGYAPAGWETLYRYLVQDKHYPVQLVEKAGLIKPRKEGGGYYDVFRDRLIIPIRDVQGRVIGFGGRTLTDEQPKYLNSPETELFSKGKTLFALDQAKAGISQVDSAVVVEGYFDAIALHAAGITNVVASLGTALSIEQVRNVLRYCDSKQLILNFDADKAGTNAAERAIGEIAELAYKGEVQLKILNLPNGKDADEYLREYKPEDYRELLANAPLWLNWQIEQITQDRDLKQATDFQQVSQELVKLLKRIENKDTRNYYVSYCAEILSLGDTRLIPLRVENLLTQIAPARTQRQPTPLRKHSRARVEKATTDNSDTFGTLRERGLLDQAEALLLRIYLHCPEQRQAIIAALEERDLQFSLSHHRFLWQKILEMTVDIDANLVSNLQDRYLEFSEEMKLVSHLFHVSEKEQKEILRTPQVIQVTTACMERVLREKRCRRYLELWKQTDPEAEPERYQSYCEAFYAENQRIQELDRQRLYSITDLLSG
- the tftA gene encoding hormogonium tapered terminus morphoprotein TftA produces the protein MGRIFISAAHGGKEATGIDPGSIAGGTTEAREMILLRDLIVTELRSRSVEVLSVPDDLSAAQTINWINSRARDRDVALEIHADAASNPSVRGASVFYIASNDERRSNAELLLVGLLRRVPQLPNRGVKPDTDSGLGSLAFCRQTAIASMIMQVGFLSSPDDRALLQNRRRDFALGIADGLASWSGTIDPGSAPTPDPNYPPINIKINGQNYSEKGILINGNAYIPIDLVDRLRIDLSKAPNVRRITYRKVVYVKAVELRDFNVSISWDSTSRTISLRSNLVINPNQIDQIMARGYTSEVQLQLFLKNNNESALAKFPDLPKLYREEATQEGVNYDIAFCQMCLETGFLRFGGDVKPEQNNFAGLGTIGGSLEAAKFDNARTGVRAHIQHLKAYASLEPLVNELVDPRFRFVTRGVAPTIDKLSGRWSADLQYGAKITAMLKRLYESAGLL